The Salinibacterium sp. M195 genome includes a window with the following:
- a CDS encoding GNAT family N-acetyltransferase — MSIRQLKEFDRPLLREATLANMNWCGPRFSFADLDRSDELAHYYADFPTGNDFGMLDETGGNVRAVAWLVFFSAEHPGYGFVEEIIPELSITTFDGFRGRGIGARLLRELIAAASERGIPGISLSVEDGNRARSLYSRLGFQVVGRSGDSDTMLLRLQRPE; from the coding sequence ATGTCGATCCGCCAACTGAAGGAATTCGACCGACCGCTCCTGAGAGAAGCGACGCTCGCCAATATGAATTGGTGCGGGCCGCGCTTTAGCTTCGCTGATCTCGACCGATCAGATGAACTAGCGCACTACTACGCCGACTTCCCAACCGGCAATGACTTCGGGATGCTGGATGAGACCGGCGGCAACGTCCGTGCAGTCGCGTGGCTGGTCTTCTTCTCCGCGGAGCACCCCGGCTACGGTTTCGTCGAGGAGATAATCCCCGAACTCAGCATCACAACGTTTGACGGTTTTCGTGGCCGCGGTATTGGTGCGCGCCTCTTGCGGGAACTCATCGCCGCGGCATCGGAGCGAGGCATACCCGGCATCAGCCTGAGTGTTGAAGATGGCAACCGTGCGCGCTCGCTGTACTCACGGTTGGGATTTCAGGTGGTCGGCCGCTCCGGCGACTCCGACACGATGCTGTTGCGGTTGCAACGCCCGGAGTAG
- a CDS encoding phosphoribosylaminoimidazolesuccinocarboxamide synthase codes for MSDVVNDAAGADAAAGAWTLTYSGKVRDLYVRADEPQLVLMVASDRVSAFDHVLEPGIPSKGALLTQLSKWWFEQLADMPNHLADAAGGVNLDVRAPAELADRSMIVKRLEMYPVECVVRGYLSGSGWLEYQESQSVCGIALPAGLSDGDRLPEPIYTPAWKAPMGEHDENISFERTVELVGAEVATALRDASLDIFARASAIAETRGVILADTKFEFGADPQTGALVLADEVLTSDSSRYWDAELYAAGGPGRLASFDKQIVRNWLSAHWDKQGVPPELPADIVEQTAARYRELIERLTA; via the coding sequence GTGAGCGACGTCGTGAACGACGCTGCTGGGGCGGATGCTGCTGCTGGCGCGTGGACGCTGACGTATTCCGGCAAAGTCCGCGACCTGTATGTGCGCGCCGACGAGCCACAGCTTGTGCTCATGGTTGCCAGTGATCGGGTCAGCGCGTTTGACCATGTGCTGGAGCCGGGCATCCCGAGCAAGGGTGCTCTGCTGACGCAGTTAAGCAAGTGGTGGTTCGAGCAGCTCGCGGACATGCCCAACCATTTGGCGGATGCTGCTGGCGGCGTGAATCTCGACGTTAGGGCCCCCGCGGAACTGGCCGATCGTTCGATGATCGTGAAGCGGCTTGAGATGTATCCGGTCGAGTGTGTCGTTCGCGGCTACCTGTCGGGCAGTGGCTGGCTTGAGTATCAGGAGTCGCAGAGTGTGTGCGGCATCGCCCTGCCTGCCGGTTTGAGCGATGGCGACCGCCTGCCCGAACCGATTTACACCCCGGCGTGGAAAGCGCCGATGGGTGAGCACGACGAAAACATCAGCTTTGAGCGCACCGTTGAGCTCGTGGGTGCTGAGGTTGCGACCGCGCTGCGGGATGCTTCACTCGACATTTTCGCGCGGGCTTCCGCCATTGCGGAGACTCGTGGGGTGATTCTCGCTGACACCAAGTTCGAGTTCGGCGCAGACCCGCAGACGGGTGCTCTCGTTCTGGCCGATGAGGTTCTGACGAGTGACTCAAGTCGTTACTGGGATGCCGAACTCTACGCCGCCGGTGGCCCTGGTCGTCTGGCGAGCTTCGACAAGCAAATCGTGCGCAACTGGCTCTCCGCCCACTGGGACAAGCAGGGTGTTCCGCCCGAGCTTCCCGCCGACATCGTGGAGCAGACTGCTGCGCGGTATCGCGAGCTGATTGAGCGGCTTACCGCGTAG
- the purD gene encoding phosphoribosylamine--glycine ligase, whose amino-acid sequence MRILVLGSGAREHAIVTSLLSEEEAHEITSAPGNAGIAAVVETVALDPTRGNVVTEYALDNDIELVIIGPEAPLVEGVADALRRRGIAVFGPGKAAAALEGSKTFAKRIMDAANVPTGRAHRAGSLEEAIEALDEFGAPYVVKADGLAAGKGVLVTGERDAAVDHAKHWLTYGSVLVEEYLAGEEVSLFLLSDGHNVVPLSPAQDYKRAYDGDDGPNTGGMGAYSPLNWLPDGFVTEVIDTIALPTIRQLAEEQTPFIGLLYCGLIVTRDGIRVIEFNARFGDPETQVVLPRLVTPLSSLLYAAATGGLADHATPVFTDDVAVTVVLASEGYPENPKIGRPITGLDAALAVPGITIAHAATAKKGDEFVATGGRVLSVVATGESFAVARERAYEALGHIHLEGSHFRSDIALRVAK is encoded by the coding sequence GTGCGAATTCTTGTTCTTGGTTCCGGTGCCCGCGAGCACGCCATTGTTACGTCTCTTCTCAGCGAGGAGGAGGCGCACGAAATAACGTCTGCGCCCGGCAATGCCGGCATCGCTGCAGTCGTTGAGACGGTGGCGCTAGATCCGACTCGGGGCAACGTTGTCACCGAGTATGCCCTCGACAACGACATTGAGTTGGTCATCATTGGGCCAGAAGCTCCGCTCGTTGAGGGCGTCGCTGATGCTCTACGCCGTCGCGGCATCGCCGTGTTTGGCCCCGGCAAGGCTGCCGCCGCGCTTGAAGGCAGCAAAACTTTCGCCAAGCGAATCATGGACGCCGCGAATGTTCCGACCGGTCGCGCCCACCGCGCTGGCTCGCTCGAAGAAGCCATTGAGGCTCTCGATGAGTTCGGTGCCCCCTACGTCGTGAAGGCCGATGGTCTTGCCGCTGGCAAGGGCGTTCTGGTTACGGGCGAGCGCGATGCGGCCGTTGACCACGCGAAGCACTGGCTCACCTACGGCAGCGTGCTCGTTGAGGAATACCTCGCGGGCGAAGAAGTTTCGTTGTTCCTGTTGAGCGATGGCCACAACGTCGTTCCGTTGTCTCCCGCCCAGGACTACAAGCGTGCCTATGACGGAGATGACGGGCCAAACACGGGCGGTATGGGCGCATATTCGCCGCTCAACTGGCTTCCCGACGGCTTCGTCACTGAGGTAATTGACACCATCGCGCTGCCTACGATTCGTCAGCTCGCTGAGGAGCAAACGCCCTTCATTGGTCTGCTCTACTGCGGGCTCATTGTCACTCGCGACGGCATCCGTGTCATCGAGTTCAACGCTCGCTTCGGTGACCCCGAGACTCAGGTCGTTCTCCCGCGACTGGTCACGCCGCTCAGCTCGCTGCTCTATGCGGCGGCGACCGGCGGCCTTGCCGACCACGCAACGCCGGTCTTCACCGACGACGTTGCCGTGACGGTTGTTCTCGCCAGCGAGGGCTACCCCGAGAACCCCAAGATCGGTCGCCCGATTACCGGGTTGGATGCCGCACTCGCCGTTCCCGGAATCACCATCGCCCACGCGGCCACCGCCAAAAAGGGTGACGAGTTTGTCGCCACCGGCGGACGCGTGCTCAGCGTTGTCGCGACCGGCGAAAGCTTCGCTGTCGCCCGCGAACGCGCCTACGAAGCTCTGGGACACATTCATCTTGAGGGTTCACACTTCCGCAGCGATATCGCTTTGCGCGTCGCGAAGTGA
- a CDS encoding sterol carrier family protein: MAQLKIAAIAGEASIRMVQDGRADRDATATAVRYLLQVLARDAEGNSVEVRVPPFGAVQAIEGPNHTRGTPPNVVEMDAATWIALATGTREWAEALDSGDISASGSRADLSEYLPVTWERIVP, encoded by the coding sequence ATGGCACAGCTGAAGATTGCCGCAATTGCTGGCGAAGCAAGCATCCGAATGGTGCAAGATGGTCGGGCTGACCGAGACGCCACCGCAACCGCGGTGCGTTACCTGCTGCAGGTTCTCGCCCGAGACGCCGAAGGCAACTCTGTAGAGGTGCGAGTTCCGCCCTTTGGCGCGGTTCAAGCTATCGAAGGCCCCAACCACACCCGCGGAACCCCGCCCAATGTGGTGGAGATGGATGCCGCAACCTGGATTGCCCTAGCTACGGGAACGCGAGAGTGGGCCGAGGCCCTCGACTCCGGCGATATCAGTGCCTCCGGGTCGCGTGCCGACCTCAGCGAGTACTTGCCAGTTACGTGGGAGAGAATAGTTCCGTGA